One genomic region from Actinocatenispora thailandica encodes:
- the sepH gene encoding septation protein SepH — MRPVRFVALSEDGQALVLADEVGRLLTLPIDDRVGAAVRHEQTTPRNQFGAATDPAAAEAALSPRDIQSRIRSGESAEEVARIAGVPVDRVLRYAGPVLQERAMLAQHARRTRLRSSERGATLAEIVDTRLTQHGVDAEGVSWDAYRRDDGTWRVTASWASGKATAQAVWALDKARQVVTPDDDMAQFLSAERPAPLLGQEPEPEPATRSGHALTRPDTTRSRPEQTRPEPGGGHGLPTKTTRREVRRLPETARTTLDRPLSTPSRPAEPAPARPAAEPLFPTPERRSADAAPTEATPRRAAEPLRPSGERRPNAEPLRPTGESEAARPAARSEPIRPAGLGEPRRSTTDTRTAGFTEDEAEGRELPAVPSLAVLRPRRNEQGATGARSRLPSWDDVLFGDGNTQQGGR; from the coding sequence ATGCGGCCGGTACGCTTCGTCGCCCTCTCCGAGGACGGTCAGGCTCTCGTCCTCGCAGACGAGGTCGGACGCCTGCTGACACTGCCGATCGACGATCGGGTCGGTGCGGCGGTCCGGCACGAGCAGACGACCCCGCGAAACCAGTTCGGCGCCGCCACCGATCCGGCCGCGGCCGAGGCGGCGCTGTCGCCGCGCGACATCCAGTCCCGGATCCGGTCCGGTGAGTCGGCCGAGGAGGTCGCCCGGATCGCCGGCGTCCCGGTCGACCGGGTCCTCCGGTACGCGGGGCCGGTGCTGCAGGAGCGCGCCATGCTGGCGCAGCACGCCCGGCGCACCCGGCTGCGCTCCTCCGAGCGCGGTGCCACCCTCGCCGAGATCGTGGACACCCGGCTCACCCAGCACGGCGTCGACGCGGAGGGCGTGTCCTGGGACGCGTACCGGCGAGACGACGGGACCTGGCGGGTCACCGCCAGCTGGGCGTCCGGCAAGGCCACCGCGCAGGCGGTGTGGGCGCTGGACAAGGCACGCCAGGTGGTCACACCGGACGACGACATGGCCCAGTTCCTGTCCGCCGAGCGGCCGGCGCCGCTGCTCGGCCAGGAGCCCGAGCCCGAGCCGGCGACCCGTTCCGGGCACGCGCTGACCCGGCCGGACACCACGCGGTCCCGGCCGGAGCAGACGCGCCCGGAGCCGGGCGGCGGGCACGGCCTGCCGACCAAGACCACCCGGCGCGAGGTGCGCCGGCTGCCCGAGACCGCCCGGACCACGCTGGACCGGCCGCTGTCGACGCCGAGCCGGCCGGCCGAGCCGGCACCGGCCCGGCCGGCCGCCGAGCCGCTGTTCCCGACGCCGGAGCGGCGCAGCGCGGACGCCGCGCCGACCGAGGCGACGCCGCGCCGTGCCGCCGAGCCGCTGCGCCCGTCCGGTGAGCGGCGGCCCAACGCCGAGCCGCTGCGTCCCACCGGCGAGTCCGAGGCGGCCCGCCCGGCCGCGCGCAGCGAGCCGATCCGGCCCGCCGGCCTCGGTGAGCCGCGCCGCTCCACCACCGACACCCGCACCGCCGGCTTCACCGAGGACGAGGCGGAGGGGCGCGAGCTGCCGGCGGTGCCGTCGCTCGCGGTGCTGCGTCCCCGGCGCAACGAGCAGGGCGCCACCGGCGCCCGGTCCCGGCTGCCCAGCTGGGACGACGTGCTGTTCGGCGACGGCAACACCCAGCAGGGCGGTCGTTGA
- the serC gene encoding phosphoserine transaminase — protein MGLPDIRIPAELLPADGRFNCGPSKIRPAQVAALSAVAGDYLGTSHRQRTVRDQVARLRRGIAQLFDAPDGYEVVLGNGGTTAFWEVATFGLVRERAQLASFGEFGQKLVDAMTAAPFLADPSVRSAPAGSAIGLTPEDGVDVYGTPQNETSTGAAVPVRRVGGGLMLHDATSGAGGLPVDLAETDCYYFAPQKCLGSEGGLWLAILSPAALERAAQVRATGRYVPAFLDLTVAIENSRKDQTYNTPSLGTILLAAEQVDWILDQGGLDWSVRRCAESAAILYDWAERTDYTTPFVTDPALRSSVVGTVDLADGIDAPTVSAVLRANGIRDTEPYRKLGRNQLRVALFPSIEPADVAALTRCVDHVVARLG, from the coding sequence GTGGGTCTGCCCGACATTCGGATACCGGCCGAGCTGCTGCCCGCCGACGGCCGGTTCAACTGCGGCCCGAGCAAGATCCGGCCGGCGCAGGTCGCCGCGCTGTCCGCGGTCGCCGGCGACTACCTCGGTACCTCGCACCGCCAGCGCACCGTCCGTGACCAGGTGGCGCGGCTGCGCCGCGGCATCGCGCAGCTGTTCGACGCCCCCGACGGGTACGAGGTGGTGCTCGGCAACGGCGGTACCACCGCGTTCTGGGAGGTCGCCACGTTCGGGCTGGTCCGCGAGCGGGCGCAGCTGGCCAGCTTCGGCGAGTTCGGGCAGAAGCTCGTCGACGCGATGACCGCGGCACCGTTCCTCGCCGACCCGTCGGTTCGGTCCGCTCCGGCCGGCTCGGCGATCGGTTTGACGCCCGAGGACGGCGTCGACGTGTACGGCACGCCGCAGAACGAGACGTCCACCGGCGCCGCGGTCCCGGTCCGGCGGGTCGGCGGTGGGCTGATGCTGCACGACGCGACGAGCGGGGCCGGCGGGCTGCCGGTCGACCTGGCGGAGACCGACTGCTACTACTTCGCCCCGCAGAAGTGCCTGGGCTCGGAGGGCGGGCTGTGGCTCGCGATCCTGTCCCCGGCGGCGCTGGAGCGGGCCGCGCAGGTCCGCGCCACCGGCCGGTACGTCCCGGCGTTCCTCGACCTGACGGTGGCGATCGAGAACTCGCGCAAGGACCAGACGTACAACACGCCGTCGCTCGGCACGATCCTGCTGGCCGCGGAGCAGGTCGACTGGATCCTCGACCAGGGCGGGCTGGACTGGTCGGTCCGGCGCTGCGCCGAGTCGGCCGCGATCCTCTACGACTGGGCCGAACGCACCGACTACACGACGCCGTTCGTCACCGACCCGGCGCTGCGTTCGAGCGTGGTCGGCACCGTCGACCTGGCCGACGGGATCGACGCGCCGACGGTGTCCGCGGTGCTGCGGGCGAACGGGATCCGCGACACCGAGCCGTACCGCAAGCTCGGCCGCAACCAGCTGCGGGTGGCGTTGTTCCCGTCGATCGAGCCGGCCGACGTGGCTGCTCTGACGCGTTGCGTCGACCACGTCGTGGCCCGGCTCGGCTGA
- a CDS encoding citrate synthase 2, which translates to MADFTPGLEGVVAFETEISEPDRAGGSLRYRGVDIEDLIGRVSYGDVWGLLVDGEFGHGLPPAEPFPVPVHTGDVRVDVQSAVAQLAPHWGLGQLLDIDDDRARSDLARVSVTALSFIAQSARGVGLPAVPQKIIDRAGTIVERFMIRWRGELDPRHVTAVDAYFTSAAEHGLNASTFTARVIASTGADVAAAMSGAIGALSGPLHGGAPSRVLHMIEEVERTGDAESYVRGVLDRGERLMGFGHRVYRAEDPRAAALRRVARELDAPRYEVAAALERAALAELAARKPDRVLATNVEFWSAVVLDFAEVPAEMFTSMFTCARVGGWSAHILEQKKLGRLVRPSARYVGPPPRRPADIPGYPTVHTL; encoded by the coding sequence ATGGCCGACTTCACACCGGGGCTGGAGGGCGTGGTCGCCTTCGAGACCGAGATCAGCGAGCCCGACCGGGCCGGCGGTTCGCTGCGGTACCGCGGCGTCGACATCGAGGACCTGATCGGCCGCGTCTCGTACGGGGACGTGTGGGGGCTGCTGGTGGACGGCGAGTTCGGGCACGGGCTGCCGCCGGCGGAGCCGTTCCCGGTGCCGGTGCACACCGGTGACGTGCGGGTCGACGTGCAGAGTGCGGTGGCGCAGCTGGCCCCGCACTGGGGTCTCGGCCAGCTGCTCGACATCGACGACGACCGGGCCCGCAGCGACCTGGCCCGGGTGTCGGTGACGGCGCTGTCGTTCATCGCGCAGTCGGCCCGCGGCGTCGGGCTGCCGGCGGTACCGCAGAAGATCATCGACCGGGCGGGCACCATCGTCGAGCGGTTCATGATCCGGTGGCGCGGCGAGCTGGACCCGCGGCACGTCACGGCGGTCGACGCGTACTTCACCTCCGCCGCCGAGCACGGCCTGAACGCGTCCACGTTCACCGCCCGGGTGATCGCCTCGACCGGCGCGGACGTGGCGGCGGCGATGTCCGGCGCGATCGGTGCCCTGTCCGGGCCGCTGCACGGCGGCGCGCCGAGCCGGGTGCTGCACATGATCGAGGAGGTGGAGCGCACCGGTGACGCCGAGTCGTACGTGCGGGGCGTGCTCGACCGCGGCGAGCGGCTGATGGGGTTCGGGCACCGGGTGTACCGGGCGGAGGACCCGCGGGCGGCTGCGCTGCGCCGGGTCGCGCGGGAACTCGACGCACCCCGGTACGAGGTGGCGGCGGCGCTGGAGCGGGCGGCGCTGGCCGAGCTGGCCGCCCGCAAGCCGGACCGGGTACTCGCCACCAACGTCGAGTTCTGGTCCGCGGTGGTGCTGGACTTCGCCGAGGTACCGGCCGAGATGTTCACCTCGATGTTCACCTGCGCCCGGGTCGGCGGCTGGTCGGCGCACATCCTGGAGCAGAAGAAGCTGGGGCGGCTGGTCCGCCCGTCCGCCCGCTACGTCGGCCCGCCACCGCGCCGGCCCGCCGACATCCCCGGCTATCCGACGGTGCACACCCTCTGA
- the pdxH gene encoding pyridoxamine 5'-phosphate oxidase codes for MRAEYASVGIAPGDLAADWHTQLGRWLADATVAGLPEPNAMVLATVDGAGRPASRTVLLKGYDAAGLVFYTNYASAKGEQLAAHPYGSVTFPWYGLHRQVHARGAVTRVGPEESDVYFASRPRGSQLGAWSSPQSQVIDSREVLDAAFASYDARWPEGTPVPRPPHWGGFRLVPETVEFWQGRENRVHDRLRYRRDGAAWRLERLAP; via the coding sequence ATGCGTGCGGAGTATGCCAGCGTCGGTATTGCGCCGGGGGACCTCGCCGCAGACTGGCACACGCAGCTGGGCCGGTGGCTCGCCGACGCCACCGTCGCCGGGCTGCCCGAGCCGAACGCGATGGTGCTGGCCACCGTCGACGGCGCCGGCCGGCCGGCCAGCCGCACCGTGCTGCTCAAGGGGTACGACGCGGCCGGGCTGGTGTTCTACACCAACTACGCGTCGGCGAAGGGGGAGCAGCTCGCGGCCCACCCGTACGGCTCGGTCACGTTCCCCTGGTACGGGTTGCACCGGCAGGTGCACGCCCGCGGCGCGGTGACCCGGGTCGGCCCGGAGGAGTCGGACGTGTACTTCGCGTCCCGGCCGCGCGGGTCCCAGCTCGGCGCCTGGTCCAGCCCGCAGTCGCAGGTGATCGACTCCCGGGAGGTGCTGGACGCCGCGTTCGCCTCGTACGACGCGCGGTGGCCGGAGGGCACCCCGGTACCCCGGCCGCCGCACTGGGGCGGCTTCCGGCTGGTGCCCGAGACGGTGGAGTTCTGGCAGGGCCGGGAGAACCGGGTGCACGACCGGCTGCGGTACCGGCGGGACGGGGCGGCGTGGCGGCTGGAGCGCCTCGCCCCGTGA